One Mucilaginibacter ginkgonis genomic region harbors:
- a CDS encoding ImmA/IrrE family metallo-endopeptidase — translation MDENQFLNEFYKMLAPVDAWQGQATSIKAIFEARLAQHGITQNQAEKLLNMQKRTLDGILDGSAKRIDVINLLKLGQFLGLETNHLIKLFLSDMPADMIGELEDAKKKAYILANFDIKNLAKAGFLKTKTDFEEIEQRILKFFGLRTIFDYTQQQIIPAFSKTKKNESALMREFWVRSAYAHFERLKNPNIYIRSQLVDLLGKIRPYTMNVASGLRIVSQALYNIGVTVIYQQHLDNTSVRGATFVIEEKPCIVLTDLNKNYATVWFALLHELHHVLYDYDEIQQNIFHLTGEPDLFLLQEDKADEFARSYLLPDDRAKFIYKYINNQLLVGNFAKENQIHASFIYNFYCWDMKAAGKGDYWAKFNNLIRSADLKLALKDINIDPFDKERVEDTVLYLKENIFNI, via the coding sequence ATGGATGAAAATCAATTTCTGAACGAATTTTATAAAATGCTCGCCCCGGTGGATGCCTGGCAGGGTCAGGCCACCTCGATTAAGGCTATTTTCGAGGCGCGTTTAGCGCAGCATGGCATTACACAGAACCAAGCCGAAAAGCTGCTCAATATGCAAAAGCGTACGCTGGATGGCATACTGGATGGCTCGGCCAAACGCATCGATGTGATCAACCTACTAAAACTGGGGCAGTTCCTGGGACTGGAAACTAATCACCTTATTAAACTATTCTTGAGCGATATGCCGGCGGATATGATCGGCGAATTAGAGGACGCCAAAAAGAAAGCATATATCCTGGCAAATTTTGATATTAAAAATCTCGCCAAAGCTGGCTTTCTGAAAACTAAAACAGACTTTGAAGAAATAGAGCAGCGGATACTTAAATTTTTTGGCCTCCGTACCATATTCGATTATACGCAGCAACAGATCATACCGGCATTCAGTAAAACGAAAAAGAATGAAAGCGCTTTGATGCGCGAGTTTTGGGTGCGTTCAGCCTATGCCCATTTTGAGCGCCTGAAAAATCCGAACATTTATATCCGCAGCCAATTGGTTGACCTGCTCGGGAAAATACGCCCCTATACCATGAACGTGGCCAGCGGCTTGCGGATCGTTAGCCAGGCGCTCTATAATATTGGCGTAACCGTTATTTACCAACAGCATTTGGATAATACCTCCGTTCGGGGCGCCACATTTGTGATTGAGGAAAAGCCCTGTATCGTACTCACTGACCTTAATAAAAATTATGCAACGGTCTGGTTCGCATTGCTGCATGAGCTCCATCATGTTTTATACGACTATGATGAAATTCAGCAGAATATCTTTCACCTCACCGGAGAACCCGATCTTTTCCTTTTGCAGGAAGATAAAGCAGATGAATTTGCGCGGAGCTATTTACTACCGGACGACCGTGCGAAGTTCATTTACAAATACATTAACAACCAGTTATTGGTCGGCAATTTTGCAAAAGAAAACCAAATACACGCCAGCTTTATCTACAATTTTTATTGTTGGGACATGAAGGCGGCAGGCAAAGGAGATTATTGGGCTAAATTTAACAACCTTATCAGAAGCGCTGATCTTAAACTGGCGCTGAAAGACATCAACATCGATCCTTTCGATAAAGAACGCGTAGAAGACACCGTTTTATACCTAAAAGAAAATATTTTTAACATATAA
- a CDS encoding sacsin N-terminal ATP-binding-like domain-containing protein: protein MAKAGMFAKSEHEELNRITSKSILEKLMNIRQKINVGFTARRLVWELIQNAKDNVSLCSENDEKVDVHIAISENEFIFSHNKGYFTSGHIRGLVRKYSSGDKERDTEQLGQAYKTTGRFGTGFMTTHLLSEKVRVVSTFQHEETELFHPCSFWLDRTGKTEAKIVEGMKQAFDQAEEAILDSDGVERSDIDLKTSFIYPLTDHTKPLAYVALEEVQKGIAYTLINVPAVNSLTIDEALAGETVYQIELHETITMGENSAIIYNLLMDGKRSKQYFLAFQNQHVQIIVPISYDGLDYFIQALSEDVPRIHLDFPMIGTEDLHLPFIVNSTLFEPTEPRDGISLMDDEYNEFAQLNCSLMQQAVGLYNAFLTYAGNNNDWHDLYHLARVKSPAKRDWIDQSWFNTNVVGPIRTTLLHTPIVDVFTGERMAIWDDFDEPLVFFPSANKASLRNDIWNLAKKLYPGSVPAEDHGDQWYEVIWSDCYQLTISTLSGDIQEAENLKNLDALLQDSKSTGVDFLNEYYKLLNIEGGHINEIVADKFAVIPNQLGEFKIKSELSVDKGIDEELKNACALISNDPRSYLIHQRAGTGEGIKYTPKTQDAIVTEINTHIKESNDKSAVSAVCDYLASLLPKENIPERRLLIFDFSQRVYPEDFRQKRLLENYNAKIWEESDKKSLSYIVSKIGDKKSVASMWQSLEFENKKEALNWLNNLVSFLVKNGFENNINREKSPILPNQNGTFRTKDDLFLDAGDIDEILKDIAADLGYDFREELLDTAIYLVLPENRTYNIADVAEKITACLKPMLRDVDKRKKYKETLKNFYVWMNDNREKAAKYFPDLHEKRFLFLEDDDISLNIKKAVEIDELMEEHGIENIEDLRRQLTRLKEIGREAPPSNEVPEKVNLTQEIMASLGITSQAEFEAAFKDPWVQARFYHTSNPTVSSYAYAQRLIERARENIKAYLRGHPDYDCTDLEETATTVLGGILKNGVPIDIVTRPSDNGEVIFYYSSEKDTLDTDSVELWVDNGLTDPHILTLGRILKSTGINRIPINMN, encoded by the coding sequence ATGGCAAAGGCCGGCATGTTTGCCAAATCCGAACACGAAGAACTGAACAGGATTACGTCGAAGTCCATTCTGGAGAAACTGATGAATATCCGGCAAAAGATCAACGTCGGATTCACTGCCCGAAGGCTGGTTTGGGAACTGATACAAAATGCAAAAGACAATGTCAGCCTTTGTAGCGAAAATGATGAAAAAGTCGATGTTCATATAGCAATAAGCGAAAACGAATTCATCTTTTCACACAATAAAGGTTATTTTACCAGTGGGCATATTCGGGGACTGGTCAGAAAATATTCATCAGGGGACAAAGAGCGTGACACCGAGCAATTGGGCCAGGCCTACAAAACCACCGGCCGCTTCGGAACCGGATTCATGACCACACATTTACTATCAGAAAAAGTCAGGGTAGTCAGTACCTTCCAACACGAAGAAACCGAATTGTTCCATCCTTGTAGTTTCTGGTTGGACAGGACGGGTAAGACCGAAGCTAAAATCGTCGAAGGCATGAAGCAGGCTTTCGACCAGGCGGAAGAAGCTATCCTAGATTCTGACGGAGTTGAACGGTCTGATATTGATTTAAAAACATCGTTTATTTACCCACTTACAGATCATACCAAACCTCTTGCTTATGTGGCCCTGGAAGAAGTTCAGAAAGGCATCGCTTATACGCTGATCAACGTTCCAGCCGTCAACTCACTAACGATAGATGAAGCGTTGGCCGGTGAAACCGTTTATCAAATAGAACTTCATGAAACGATCACGATGGGCGAAAATAGTGCTATCATCTACAATCTGCTGATGGACGGTAAAAGGTCAAAACAGTATTTTTTGGCATTTCAGAACCAACATGTACAGATCATCGTTCCAATATCTTACGATGGTCTCGACTATTTTATTCAAGCGCTTAGCGAGGACGTACCCAGGATACACCTCGATTTTCCGATGATCGGTACCGAAGACCTGCATTTGCCTTTCATTGTCAACAGTACGCTTTTTGAACCTACCGAGCCGAGGGATGGCATTAGTCTGATGGACGACGAATATAATGAGTTCGCGCAACTGAACTGTTCCCTAATGCAACAAGCGGTTGGTTTATATAATGCCTTTTTAACTTATGCCGGTAACAATAACGATTGGCATGATCTTTATCATTTGGCCAGGGTAAAATCCCCCGCAAAGCGTGACTGGATCGATCAAAGCTGGTTCAATACCAACGTTGTCGGCCCGATCAGAACGACATTGCTCCACACGCCGATAGTCGATGTATTTACTGGCGAGAGGATGGCGATCTGGGATGACTTTGATGAACCACTGGTATTCTTTCCCAGTGCGAATAAAGCTTCCTTAAGAAATGATATCTGGAACTTGGCAAAAAAACTTTATCCCGGATCAGTACCTGCCGAAGATCACGGTGATCAATGGTACGAAGTTATCTGGTCGGATTGCTATCAGTTAACAATTTCAACTTTATCCGGAGATATTCAAGAAGCAGAAAATTTAAAAAACCTCGACGCATTGCTCCAGGATAGTAAATCGACCGGAGTTGACTTTTTAAATGAATATTATAAGTTATTGAATATAGAGGGGGGGCATATCAACGAAATTGTGGCCGACAAATTCGCCGTAATACCAAACCAGCTCGGAGAATTTAAAATTAAATCTGAACTTTCCGTAGACAAAGGCATCGATGAAGAATTGAAAAATGCCTGCGCGTTGATTTCAAACGACCCCAGATCCTATTTGATTCATCAACGGGCGGGAACTGGAGAGGGTATTAAGTACACCCCAAAAACACAGGATGCTATCGTAACGGAAATCAATACACATATCAAAGAGAGTAATGATAAAAGTGCGGTTTCTGCAGTATGTGATTACTTAGCCTCTTTGTTGCCCAAGGAAAATATCCCGGAACGCAGGCTTTTGATATTTGACTTCTCCCAGCGAGTGTATCCAGAAGATTTTCGACAAAAAAGGCTTTTGGAAAACTATAACGCAAAAATATGGGAAGAGTCAGATAAAAAATCGCTATCCTACATCGTCAGCAAAATTGGCGATAAAAAATCAGTGGCCAGCATGTGGCAAAGCCTGGAGTTCGAAAACAAAAAAGAAGCGCTCAACTGGTTGAATAACCTGGTCAGCTTTTTAGTAAAAAATGGTTTTGAAAACAACATTAACCGGGAAAAGAGTCCAATACTTCCGAATCAGAACGGAACATTTCGTACCAAAGACGATCTGTTCCTAGACGCGGGCGATATCGACGAAATACTCAAAGACATCGCTGCCGACTTGGGTTATGACTTCCGGGAGGAATTGCTGGATACCGCGATTTATCTGGTCTTACCGGAAAACCGAACTTACAACATCGCAGATGTCGCTGAAAAAATAACTGCTTGCCTGAAGCCCATGTTAAGAGACGTTGATAAAAGAAAGAAATATAAAGAGACTTTGAAAAATTTTTATGTCTGGATGAATGACAACCGGGAAAAGGCGGCCAAGTATTTCCCTGACCTGCACGAGAAACGCTTTTTGTTCCTGGAAGATGATGACATCTCCCTAAACATTAAAAAAGCGGTAGAGATTGACGAACTGATGGAAGAACACGGGATAGAGAACATTGAAGATCTTCGCAGACAACTGACAAGGCTTAAAGAAATTGGTAGAGAAGCACCTCCTTCCAACGAAGTTCCTGAAAAGGTAAACCTTACCCAGGAAATAATGGCAAGTCTCGGTATCACCTCCCAAGCCGAATTTGAGGCGGCCTTTAAAGACCCCTGGGTGCAAGCGCGATTTTATCATACGTCAAATCCTACCGTTAGCAGTTACGCGTACGCACAACGGCTGATCGAACGAGCGAGGGAAAACATCAAGGCGTACCTTCGGGGCCACCCTGATTATGATTGCACTGATCTTGAAGAAACCGCGACCACGGTGCTGGGGGGGATCCTGAAGAACGGTGTGCCGATCGATATTGTGACGAGGCCTTCAGACAATGGCGAAGTGATCTTTTATTATTCTTCAGAAAAAGATACGCTGGACACCGATAGCGTCGAGTTATGGGTAGACAATGGCCTGACTGACCCACATATCCTCACACTGGGAAGGATTTTAAAAAGTACAGGTATCAATCGCATCCCT